The Verrucomicrobiota bacterium sequence CGGTCTGGGCGCCTTCGCGGGAGGCCCTCAAGGAAGGCAACGTACTACTGGTGCGCGGCAAGATCCGCGAGCTGATACAGCTTCGTGAATCAGCTCGCCTGGAGCTGAACGTTGAGTTCGAACTTCACGACGAGACCCTCCAGTCTGGAGACCTGCGGCTGGTCCAGGCGCTGGTTGCACCGGCATCGGACCTGATCGGCCACAATCTCAAGGATCTCGATTTCCGCAACCGTTACAAGTCGCTGGTCCTGGCGATCCAGCGGCGGGGCGAGACAATCGGTGACAAGCTCAACTCGGTTCAGTTGGGCCTCGGCGATGCGCTGCTGATTCAGGCACACGAAGACCAGATCAAGGCACTCAGAAACGATGAAAACTTTATTGTGCTCGACGAGGTAACGGAAGTGACGGCCCGGCACAAGGCACCGGTCGTGCTGGCGATTCTTGCCGCCGTCATCGGACTCGCCGCCTTCAACGTCTTGCCGATCCTGATTACTTCGTTACTCGGCTGCCTGGCCATGGTGCTCACCCGCTGCCTGCGGATCGAAGAGGCCTACCACGCGATCAACTGGCAGGTGATCTTCCTCCTCGCCGGGATCCTGCCGTTGGGCATTGCCATGCAGAAGAGCGGTGCGGCAGGCGACATCGCCGGTAATGCAGTGGGCTTGGTTGGCCATCTGGGACCCGTGGCAGTGCTGGCGGTAGTCTACCTGATGACCTCGGTGATGACCGATACCATGAGCAACAACGCGGCCGCCGTACTTCTCGCGCCCATCGCCATTTCGACCGCAGAGCAAATGGGCGTCGATCCACGACCGCTTTTAATGGCCATCACTTTTGCTGCCTCGACCGGCTTCTCGACCCCGGTAGGCTACCAGACAAACACGATGATCTACAACCCGGGCGGCTATAAGTATACGGATTTCCTGCGCACCGGAGTGCCCCTCAGCATCCTGTTTTGGATCCTGTCGGTTATCTTCATCCCTCGCTTCTGGAGCTTCTAGGCGGCATGCAGGGAGCCTATGCGTCGTGAAAAATTCACGGCGATCCATTTTAATCTTTTCGGGAAAGCTACAGCCCCAAAGGCAATCCACTACTCTGATTGAATAGCCAATAAATAGGAAGGGAACGGTTCACTCTTACCGCGGCTTAGCAAGCTGAAGTCAATCAAGCGGCGCCAGAAGATCCAGGCGATATCTGTTAGTATAGAGCCTTCGTGCAGGTACTGGAGATTCGATTCGCGCGTGTTCTCTTAGTATATTGAGAGCCCTTAACGCGCAGTCCTGTCCACCCCATCCAGGCGATTTTCGTAAAACCGGCAGTTTAATCCTTCACTTGTGATCCGGTGCTGATTATTAAAGTGTTCAAAAAAAATCAACCCGGGAGTTCGAGATGTTCAACAGCCTTAAAAAATTGTTCGCCCAAGGGGAAACAAAGCAAGTGGCCGACGGCCTGAATCAGGACCAGCGGGAGGCCATGATTGATCTATTCCTGCTTTGCATTTACGCCGACAATGAACTGGCCTTGAACGAGGACAAAATCTTTGTTCGAAACATTGAGCGTTTTAACTGGAAGTCTGAACAGCTAATCGGAGATTACATCCAGGAATCCAAATCACGCACCCTCGATCTCATCCAATCCGAGGCGGAGAAAAATAGCTATCTCAATGAGATAAGTACCCGTCTGAAAACGTCAGAGATAAAATTTCGTGCCTTAAAAATGTGCAAGCTGTTGTTTTACTCGGACTGGGAGCTGGCTGAGGAGGAAATAAAGTTTATAAAAAAAATCAGGACAGCCTTCGGGCTAAAATGAAACGAGACACCGGTCGATGCTGGCGAGAGACTCGATTTTTAAGTCGCCACATTTTATAGCCTCCCAATTCGCAAACGAGGTTTCTTCCACATTGAAACTGAGCAAGCTTCTGATTGAGCGATGAAATGCCTCAAGGTTAGATGAGCAAGGGCTCGGAAATGGTAAAGAGCAACTAGGATGCTGGAAAGCGCTATTGACTTAGAATTAATCAGGGAAAAGCTGTCCGCAAATGTTTCTTCAAGCTGTCTCCGGATTTTTTCGGTTGGCCTTGCCGGTCTTAGCCATCATCGCGCTGACGAGTGGATCGAGTCATGCGTGCGAAATTGACTGGGAAGTCGATCCTGCCGTCGATTGCCAAGAGGAATTGGAAAACGAAAACAAAGAAGAATCCGTTAATATGATTAACGGAGGGCGTAACTGCCCAAAAAGTGCAGATACACTCAGGCAAGTCCGATCAAAAATTCGGGGTCCTCAACATTTGCCGACCAGCCATATTTTTCTGAAGTACTGCCGCCTGCTGATCTAGGTCGTTTCGACATCCTGACCGAAACAAGTTGGTCGAAGATTCGACCTTTAACCTTTTCAATTTCCTGAACCTCATTAGAGGCGAGCATTTCAGCAGCTTTAACATATGAAAATCGTAATCCTAGGAGCCGGCGATACCGGAAGGTTTCTGGCAAACCATCTTTCCAATAAAAATCACAGAATAAAACTCATCGAAAAATCGGAGAGCGTTGTGGGGTCGTTGAACGACGTGCTCGATGTAGGTACGATCTGTGGAGACGGAGCACAGGCAAGTGTCTTAGCCGATGGTGGCGTCGCGACTGCTGATCTTTTCATCGGACTCACGGACAACCAGCATGTAAATCTGTTGGCTGCTTCGATCGCCAAAGCGTTAGGTTGTCGCAAAACCATTGCGCGAGTAGATGTACCCATTCAATCAGACAAAAAAACATTCGATTATCAAAGTCACTTTTCAATCGATTATGTTTTTAGCAGCGAGCAGTTGGTGGCCTTCGAAATAAGTAAGTACTTTCTAAATCCGGAAGCCTCGACAAGCGAACAAATCGGCAGGGGTCGTATAAAAGTTCAACAAATTGATGTGTCTCCGGATTCCAAGTTGTTGAAAACACCCATTCAATCTCTGACGCTTCCGCAATTGGTCCGAGTAGCGGTCATCCATCGTGGAGAGGAGGTTATTATTCCACAAGGTCACGATGTCCTAGAACCGAATGATAGCCTTACTCTTTTTGGCGAGCAAACCTTTGTGGAGGAACTGGCCGAGATGTTGAAAGCAGACAATCATCTCAATGAAAGCAGGAAGATAACCATTTATGGTGGGAGTGACTACGGACTGACCTTGGCTATGCTCCTAAAGAACACGCCAAATAAAGTGCGCATTATTGAAGAAAATGCTGAGGTGTGTACCTGGCTATCAACCAAACTGCCTCATGCGGTGATCGTCCATGGGGATGGCCGCTCGGTTGAACTTCTAAAAGAGGAGCAAATCGAGAAAGCAGATTTCTTCATAGGTATGAGCAACCACGACGAGGACAATTTAATGGCCTGTCTCCAGGCCAAGACTTTAGGCGTAAAATACGTTATTCCGCTTGTTCATAATGCAGACAATTCTTTCGTCGTTGCACAACACCTTGAACCGTTTGGCTTTTTGGCGACAGTAAGTCCCAGACAGGTTAACCTAATGGACCTGGTTCGATTTGTGGACTCAAAGGACTTTTACTCGGTCGGGTATCTATCGGAAGAGGTCGAACTCGTGCAAATTACGGTTAGCGAGGGAGCTCGGGTGGCAGGGAAATTGGTTAAGGAGGTGGAATGGCCCAAAAACAGCAGCCTCGTTACACTTCTTAGAAACGACAAGGTAATCATTCCAGGCGGAAAGGATGTAATTCAGGCAGGAGATTCGCTATACTCCGTGGTACTGCCCAATTCTCGGAAACACTTACTCAAAGTGCTCACGCGC is a genomic window containing:
- a CDS encoding SLC13 family permease, whose product is MSFDAILVLIILLGAVVLFISEKFPIDFVALLVLGTLLLLGLVTPEEGISGFSNPATVTVAAMFVLSAGLQKTGATAAIGQVMLRFSKNYFSALVVIMGTITVISAFINNTAAVAVFIPLVMIIANRRKIAASRLLIPLSYASQFGGVCTLVGTSTNLLVSSMSDQAGYGAFTMFEFSRMGLILFVAGVLFFLIFGRWLLPERKAQELAAAYQLGDYITELRIGKNSPLIGKTVVESRLGQDHDVTVLRLLHVTESVWAPSREALKEGNVLLVRGKIRELIQLRESARLELNVEFELHDETLQSGDLRLVQALVAPASDLIGHNLKDLDFRNRYKSLVLAIQRRGETIGDKLNSVQLGLGDALLIQAHEDQIKALRNDENFIVLDEVTEVTARHKAPVVLAILAAVIGLAAFNVLPILITSLLGCLAMVLTRCLRIEEAYHAINWQVIFLLAGILPLGIAMQKSGAAGDIAGNAVGLVGHLGPVAVLAVVYLMTSVMTDTMSNNAAAVLLAPIAISTAEQMGVDPRPLLMAITFAASTGFSTPVGYQTNTMIYNPGGYKYTDFLRTGVPLSILFWILSVIFIPRFWSF
- the trkA gene encoding Trk system potassium transporter TrkA, which gives rise to MKIVILGAGDTGRFLANHLSNKNHRIKLIEKSESVVGSLNDVLDVGTICGDGAQASVLADGGVATADLFIGLTDNQHVNLLAASIAKALGCRKTIARVDVPIQSDKKTFDYQSHFSIDYVFSSEQLVAFEISKYFLNPEASTSEQIGRGRIKVQQIDVSPDSKLLKTPIQSLTLPQLVRVAVIHRGEEVIIPQGHDVLEPNDSLTLFGEQTFVEELAEMLKADNHLNESRKITIYGGSDYGLTLAMLLKNTPNKVRIIEENAEVCTWLSTKLPHAVIVHGDGRSVELLKEEQIEKADFFIGMSNHDEDNLMACLQAKTLGVKYVIPLVHNADNSFVVAQHLEPFGFLATVSPRQVNLMDLVRFVDSKDFYSVGYLSEEVELVQITVSEGARVAGKLVKEVEWPKNSSLVTLLRNDKVIIPGGKDVIQAGDSLYSVVLPNSRKHLLKVLTR